The DNA segment GCCGGCGTCCACCACCAGACGGTTCGGGTAGGCTTCCAGGACGGTTCCGCGCAGTCGGGCGATCATGCGGGGATTTTGTCCGGCCGGGGGAGAAGGTCAATGGGCGATGCGGCGGCGGACAAAGCAGAGTAGGCCGGACAACCCGGCGAGCAGGCCGGAGGAGGGCTCCGGAACGACGTTGATTGAATCGATGGACCAGGTGAGGACATGGTCGGCGGTGGGGCTGCCTGTGGTCGCTCCGCCGAAGAGAAGATTGGATGCACCGTTGGTCGCACCCTGATTCCGGAAGTTGAGGCTGGCGGCGCTGAAAAAGGTGCTGCCATCGTTGATGGACGCGGAATAGGTCTGGCTGGCCGGGTCCACGGTGACGGTGAATGAATAGACGACACCGCTTTGCAGCATCATGCCGGTCATCTGCATGTCACCGGGCACGAACGTGTTTTCGCTGGTGGTGGTGGATGACGAACCATCGTAAAAATACCACTCCCCGTCGGAGAAGTCGGTCGAGTTGTCCCCGCCCACCACCCCGATGAGCCAGGTGAAGTTGGCGTTCGTGCCATAGTCAACCGCGGTCGATGCCCCGAAGTGGATGCGATCGTCATAGCTGACGAAATTCGAGACGTTTCCATCATATCTCCAGTTGAATGTCAGTGTGTATGGAGACGCGGCCATGGTGCCGATGCTGCGGCTGATGCCCGCGTTGCTGCTGGTTGTTGTGCCGGTGGTGACCGAGAGGTAGCTGCCTCCGCCACTGAGTGGATTGGTGGAAACCACAGTTCCGGTCGAGGCCCCCTGCGTCCACCCTGCCGACCATCCAGTCCCGGAGTTCGGGTAGGTTCCGGTGTCGAAATTGTCCGTGAGCGCGGCATGTGTGATCGCGGGTGCCAGAAACGCACCGGAAATGCAGCAAATGGGGAGGGAGATTCTCATGGATTTTGGGGATTTGTGGGATATTATGGGGAAATATTGCTTTTTGGCCAGATTGAAATCCGGGATCACCCCAAAGTGTTATCTGTTCGCAGATTGAGGAAAGGCGGCTGGGGGTGTATCCGTATCCGGCGCCTCTTGAACTTGCTCCGCTCCGTCCTCCCTGTCCTGTTGTTCACGGCGATCGCTGGTGCGGAGATTCCGCGCGAGCTGATCGGTACCTACTGCGTCAGTTGCCATGACGCGGAGGAGAAGAAAGGCGGCCTGGATCTGGAGGCGCTGGAATGGAGGCCGGGCGACCGGGCGAACCAGGCGATATGGGTGAAGGTTTTCGATTTCATCGACAAGGGCGAGATGCCGCCGAAGAACCGCAAGCAGCGGCCGGACGCCGCGGAGGTGGAGGAATTTCTGGGCGGACTGGGGAAGGAACTCACCGCGGCGGATGAGAAGCGTGAGGCGGCGAGCGGCCGGACGGTCCTCCGCCGCCTGAACCGCGTGGAGTATGAACGCACGCTGCACGACCTGCTGGGCATCCGCACGCCGCTGACGGTGATGCTGCCGAATGACACGCCCATGCACGGGTTCGACACCGTGGCGGAGGGACTCCGGCTTTCCACCCTCCAGATGGAGAAATACCTGGAGGCGGCGGACAAGGCCATCGACGACGCGATCCGCCTGGAACCGAAGCCAGAGTTGGTGAAAGACCGCTTTGAGATGGTGGAGAACCAGGAGGTCCGCTGGCACCTGGAGAAGCCGGAGGGCAAGGGCGATGGCGCGGGTGGCGCCGGGCCGCACCGGCATCTCCTGCGCATGCTGCCGGACGGGGTTGTGTTCTTCAACACGGGCTATCCCTCGGCCCAGATCAAGCCCCCGAAGGAAAAGCCGCGGT comes from the Luteolibacter sp. SL250 genome and includes:
- a CDS encoding PEP-CTERM sorting domain-containing protein yields the protein MRISLPICCISGAFLAPAITHAALTDNFDTGTYPNSGTGWSAGWTQGASTGTVVSTNPLSGGGSYLSVTTGTTTSSNAGISRSIGTMAASPYTLTFNWRYDGNVSNFVSYDDRIHFGASTAVDYGTNANFTWLIGVVGGDNSTDFSDGEWYFYDGSSSTTTSENTFVPGDMQMTGMMLQSGVVYSFTVTVDPASQTYSASINDGSTFFSAASLNFRNQGATNGASNLLFGGATTGSPTADHVLTWSIDSINVVPEPSSGLLAGLSGLLCFVRRRIAH